Proteins encoded together in one Schistocerca americana isolate TAMUIC-IGC-003095 chromosome 8, iqSchAmer2.1, whole genome shotgun sequence window:
- the LOC124545690 gene encoding trypsin alpha-4-like produces MEANDVVESFMEVINGEINAVDEYQVFVEIISSEIVKPCDDEVGNCEHYDEVNVVSAEGQRFSSSGMTKLILCCVCAHQIVYKVLGWTSGQSQTITMQRLALFLVCLLGSALALPSQAFLGRKASGRIIGGTNADIADYPWQVSFQKLGSHNCGASIIGSSWVLTAAHCEDGLSLSWMSFRVGSSIRESGGSVLQASSGFQNEIFTLHNAQAVVLPSDGYDPAGGLAVTVTGWGDTRTGGPAAANLQKVDISIVDRNACRNIFAKTNTVTDRMVCAGQAGHSVCNGDSGGPLVSGNTQVGIVSWGSRTCESAPGVYANVFNLRSWIRSAVGI; encoded by the exons ATGGAAGCTAATGATGTTGTTGAGAGTTTTATGGAGGTAATTAATGGTGAGATTAATGCTGTGGATGAGTATCAGGTATTCGTCGAGATTATTTCAAGTGAAATAGTGAAGCCATGTGATGATGAAGTTGGTAACTGTGAGCATTATGATGAGGTAAATGTGGTCAGTGCTGAG GGTCAGAGATTTAGCTCTAGTGGGATGACGAAACTtattttgtgctgtgtatgtgctCATCAAATAGTATATAAGGTGCTGGGATGGACCTCTGGGCAGTCACAGACCATCACGATGCAGCGCCTCGCTCTCTTCCTGGTGTGCCTGCTGGGTTCTGCCCTGGCACTGCCCTCCCAGGCCTTTCTGGGAAGGAAGGCTTCAGGCCGCATCATTGGGGGGACCAACGCGGACATCGCCGACTACCCGTGGCAGGTGTCCTTCCAGAAGTTGGGTTCGCACAACTGTGGAGCGTCCATCATCGGCTCCAGCTGGGTCCTGACGGCGGCCCACTGCGAGGACGGCCTCAGTCTCTCATGGATGAGTTTCCGGGTCGGCAGCTCAATCCGAGAGAGCGGAGGCTCCGTCCTGCAGGCGTCTTctggcttccagaatgagattttcactctgca CAACGCTCAGGCGGTGGTCCTACCCTCTGACGGCTACGACCCGGCAGGTGGTCTGGCGGTGACTGTGACCGGCTGGGGAGACACCAGGACGGGGGGACCTGCAGCCGCCAACCTTCAGAAGGTCGACATCAGCATCGTGGACCGCAACGCCTGCAGAAACATCTTCGCCAAAACTAACACTGTGACCGACCGCATGGTGTGCGCTGGTCAGGCCGGCCACAGCGTCTGCAACGGAGACTCTGGCGGCCCCCTGGTCAGCGGAAACACCCAGGTGGGCATCGTCTCCTGGGGATCGAGGACCTGCGAGTCTGCGCCCGGAGTCTACGCCAACGTTTTCAACCTGCGCTCCTGGATTCGCTCTGCAGTTGGTATCTAA